A section of the Oncorhynchus tshawytscha isolate Ot180627B linkage group LG09, Otsh_v2.0, whole genome shotgun sequence genome encodes:
- the LOC112257377 gene encoding programmed cell death 1 ligand 1: MEQAFLLVLHVVLWPTLAALFTVEVDSLSHVAEFHGDVTMGCRFQPGGWDPNLSVVWQRVQPLPDVEVYRMDNGQEDLTSQNLQYRGRARLVSEELTNGWAKLHVSSLRINDSGVYRCLVELGGADYKQTTLTVKATYKTIIKSMQRRGGDEVELACESEGYPLATINWRDKSLRNIKSNDTVVKTPDQLFHVTSKITVKYSEKNNYTCALVEKGEATKGPSARFDIPDEIPVIESKPNTLSIVLGTTLTVAMIIAATIFGYRRQKGRLRTLKL, encoded by the exons ATGGAGCAGGCTTTTCTTTTGGTTTTACATGTAGTCTTATGGCCAACTCTTGCAG CCTTGTTCACAGTGGAGGTGGACAGTCTCTCACATGTGGCAGAGTTCCACGGTGATGTCACCATGGGCTGCAGGTTCCAACCTGGGGGCTGGGACCCGAACCTGTCAGTGGTATGGCAACGGGTCCAGCCTCTTCCAGATGTAGAGGTGTACAGGATGGATAACGGACAGGAGGACCTCACTTCTCAGAATCTCCAGTACCGCGGCAGGGCACGGTTGGTGTCGGAGGAGCTGACCAATGGCTGGGCCAAGCTACATGTGTCCAGTCTGAGGATCAACGACTCTGGGGTGTACCGATGTCTTGTGGAATTGGGGGGAGCTGATTATAAACAGACCACTTTGACTGTCAAAG CTACCTATAAGACTATCATTAAAAGCATGCAGAGACGTGGGGGAGATGAGGTGGAGCTGGCCTGTGAGTCTGAGGGCTATCCTCTTGCCACAATTAACTGGAGAGACAAGAGTCTCAGGAACATCAAATCCAACGACACCGTTGTGAAAACTCCAGACCAGCTTTTCCATGTCACCAGCAAGATAACGGTCAAATACTCTGAGAAAAACAACTATACATGTGCCTTGGTGGAGAAAGGTGAAGCTACAAAGGGTCCATCAGCCAGGTTTGACATCCCAG ATGAAATACCTGTGATTGAGAGTAAACCTAACACCCTTTCTATTGTATTGGGCACGACATTGACGGTGGCTATGATCATTGCAGCTACCATCTTCGGGTATCGCAGACAGAAAG GGAGGCTCAGGACCCTCAAGCTCTAA